The following are encoded together in the Humulus lupulus chromosome 5, drHumLupu1.1, whole genome shotgun sequence genome:
- the LOC133834074 gene encoding uncharacterized protein LOC133834074: MSSDLFIYDGSFFNHSSPAEVVSSEPDLFFSEEFSPFSDSAIDIFQACSDHNNHQTQQNPVEESHSLDQISSSILSSSSPPSHKLQSLNLYHSPTITTTQLQNQNLSNGFGINFSGLDSFSVKTEECQMGFENGYYGNNNFGGLCSSSSDNNVTKYIQRSLSSNSFDGKPGFSFSPQFDSLMESSNFQTHHHHQHQALSSPEIDNGFLSGQMRRVCSTGDLQNFGAARTTQRSFSSPLASESSFMEEANNFKVGRYSAEERKEKISKYRAKRTLRNFNKTIKYACRKTLADNRPRIRGRFARNDEPGEIPKAACSIRDEDEEELWLEELHEEEEEEEDINGTVRSGQFVMNSGSSYGSTQFQYYGF, encoded by the exons ATGTCCTCTGATCTCTTCATATACGATGGCTCTTTCTTCAATCATTCAAGCCCAGCAGAAGTGGTTTCTTCGGAACCAGACTTGTTCTTCAGCGAAGAATTCTCTCCTTTCTCAGATTCCGCCATTGATATTTTCCAAGCTTGCTCAGACCATAACAATCATCAAACTCAGCAAAACCCAGTTGAGGAATCTCATTCTCTCGACCAAATCTCCTCTTCAATACTCTCATCTTCTTCTCCTCCATCTCACAAGTTACAAAGCTTAAACCTTTATCACTCTCCAACAATAACCACAACCCAATTACAGAACCAAAACCTCTCAAATGGGTTCGGAATCAATTTCTCTGGTTTGGATTCTTTCAGTGTCAAAACCGAGGAATGTCAAATGGGTTTCGAGAATGGTTATTATGGTAACAATAACTTTGGTGGTCTCTGTTCATCTTCATCAGATAACAATGTTACGAAGTATATTCAGAGGAGTTTAAGCAGTAACTCCTTTGATGGAAAACCTGGTTTTTCATTCTCACCTCAGTTTGATTCTCTCATGGAGTCATCAAATTTTCAaactcatcatcatcaccaacaTCAAGCCTTGAGCTCTCCTGAGATTGACAACGGTTTCTTAAGTGGTCAAATGAGAAGGGTTTGTAGCACTGGAGATTTACAG aATTTCGGAGCAGCTAGAACAACCCAGAGATCATTCTCGAGTCCTTTAGCTTCAGAGAGTTCGTTCATGGAGGAAGCTAATAACTTCAAAGTGGGGAGATACAGTGCAGAAGAAAGGAAAGAGAAGATTTCAAAGTACAGAGCCAAAAGAACTCTAAGAAACTTCAACAAGACTATTAAG TATGCATGTCGAAAAACACTAGCCGACAATAGACCCCGCATACGTGGCAGATTCGCACGCAACGACGAGCCTGGTGAGATTCCTAAGGCTGCATGTTCAATCAGAGATGAAGACGAAGAAGAGCTCtgg CTTGAAGAGttgcatgaagaagaagaagaagaagaagacattAATGGAACAGTAAGATCAGGACAGTTTGTGATGAACAGTGGCTCTTCTTATGGCTCTACACAGTTCCAATACTATGgcttttga